Proteins found in one Coffea eugenioides isolate CCC68of chromosome 5, Ceug_1.0, whole genome shotgun sequence genomic segment:
- the LOC113771712 gene encoding putative late blight resistance protein homolog R1B-12 — protein sequence MASTSITCISSILDNLQALENDCPEFPNGQQKYLKRMLRYLRTFLLCARKYSNDDVQLPFDNKMNQADNHYASLEALAVRIGDAIPKWAKEIQSSDQPWDTVHDLEKDIKSFEQEICEWYVFFLGSSSQQSSNSLVRKDDLMEFMDSLLENLVNYWSWIRPAHEVRLIKALEEKLAFMKNFIRFVKLYGVQNTELGPLLVHTETVAINAARLSYKCQFKKGFGPPKDVVESISELLQKIIPVEHQVLETCIQALAASKLSRQSHGDTDEHLLRDFFHSLLCNLWEKLKHGTCPVILRQLQMFYEGLNSLRTILKEKPKEFDEKVRDPTRVVKCYGGDFISPLSLNAIKDAIQAKDMDIVCSELLEIIKLIDAVITEKCPESSSFNFPKTNGLGFVDSLLEKMMDVTSSEAGSIALIDHPIQKVQEELVCLRSLLRKIVKLHNEDEDVQAIWNRIVGVAYRIEFLIDSLITGNIFDSSSMSIHSILEEMNIIKAAALKICGSERLGGEVKELTKRFNHMPQQGSKPIVNDVVVGFEDETASIINGLRNGSCQVKIVSIVGMPGCGKTTLARKVYNDSSMKSHFYERAWCTVSQIYHKRNLLLQILTSIESKLPEDVFKMGEEDLALQVKRRLLKNRYLIVLDDVWDIDAWNGLEASFPDDGNGSRVILTSRLRGVASQDQLDHEPYSLRQLAPNESWDLLKGKLYPGQDLAPPELCEIRQQVVEMCQGLPLTVVILAGILSRMDRHDWKEAVEGLSSRNVSSTEQCTATLELSYKHLPDTLKACFLYFGAFPEDHEHNTKRLISLWVAEGFVQKTHPKRSEDVANDYLMELISRSLVTVSKPRSIDGVKACRIHDLLYEFCVTKAKEENFSRLVRRDDKLSDINVPFFLRRLCIDSKVEHFDNLR from the exons ATGGCCTCCACTAGTATCACTTGTATTTCTTCCATCTTGGATAATCTGCAAGCGCTGGAGAACGATTGTCCAGAATTTCCAAATGGGCAGCAGAAGTACCTGAAACGCATGCTAAGATATCTGAGAACATTTCTTCTGTGTGCGAGAAAATACAGCAACGATGATGTGCAATTACCATTTGACAACAAAATGAACCAGGCAGATAATCATTATGCAAGCCTAGAAGCTCTGGCAGTTCGGATTGGAGATGCCATTCCCAAGTGGGCAAAGGAGATCCAATCTTCTGATCAGCCTTGGGATACGGTCCATGATTTAGAAAAAGACATTAAATCCTTCGAACAAGAAATTTGCGAATGGTATGTCTTTTTCTTGGGTTCCTCGTCACAGCAGTCCAGTAATTCGCTCGTTCGAAAAGATGACCTCATGGAATTCATGGATTCTCTTCTGGAGAATCTAGTGAATTATTGGTCATGGATTCGGCCGGCACATGAAGTTCGACTAATTAAAGCCCTTGAAGAGAAGCTGGCGTTCATGAAAAACTtcatccgttttgtcaaactgTATGGTGTTCAAAACACAGAATTGGGACCTTTGTTGGTTCACACTGAAACCGTGGCTATCAATGCAGCACGCCTCTCTTATAAGTGCCAGTTTAAGAAGGGTTTCGGACCGCCCAAGGATGTCGTGGAAAGCATTTCGGAACTGCTGCAGAAGATTATTCCTGTTGAACATCAAGTCCTTGAGACTTGTATCCAGGCCCTGGCTGCTTCAAAGTTATCAAGACAATCACATGGAGACACAGATGAGCATCTGTTGAGAGACTTCTTCCATTCCCTCCTGTGTAATCTTTGGGAGAAACTAAAGCATGGTACTTGTCCTGTGATTTTGCGTCAGCTGCAAATGTTTTACGAGGGGTTAAATTCCTTGAGAACCATTTTGAAGGAGAAGCCAAAGGAGTTCGATGAGAAAGTAAGAGATCCTACTCGAGTCGTGAAATGTTATGGAGGAGATTTTATTTCCCCACTCTCTCTGAATGCAATCAAAGACGCCATACAAGCCAAGGATATGGATATTGTGTGTTCTGAGTTATTGGAAATAATTAAGCTCATCGATGCAGTAATCACAGAGAAGTGTCCAGAATCATCATCATTCAATTTTCCTAAGACCAATGGACTGGGCTTTGTTGATTCCCTTCTGGAAAAGATGATGGATGTGACAAGTTCTGAGGCTGGCTCGATTGCTTTGATCGATCATCCAATTCAAAAAGTCCAGGAAGAACTTGTTTGTTTACGCTCTTTGCTGAGGAAAATTGTGAAGCTGCACAATGAAGACGAGGACGTCCAGGCAATTTGGAATCGTATTGTTGGGGTGGCATATAGGATAGAGTTTCTTATTGACTCCTTAATAACTGGAAATATCTTTGATTCTTCTTCAATGtccattcattccattttagaAGAAATGAACATCATTAAAGCTGCAGCCTTGAAGATTTGTGGTAGCGAAAGACTTGGTGGAGAAGTAAAGGAACTAACGAAGAGATTCAATCACATGCCACAACAAGGAAGTAAGCCAATAGTCAATGATGTGGTGGTGGGATTCGAGGATGAGACGGCATCGATAATCAATGGACTCAGAAATGGATCATGCCAAGTGAAAATTGTTTCCATTGTGGGTATGCCGGGATGCGGTAAGACAACTTTGGCTAGAAAAGTGTACAATGATTCTTCAATGAAGTCCCATTTTTATGAGCGTGCTTGGTGTACTGTTTCTCAAATATATCACAAGAGAAATCTGTTGCTTCAAATTTTGACTTCTATTGAGTCCAAGCTTCCTGAGGATGTTTTTAAGATGGGTGAAGAAGATCTGGCTCTTCAAGTCAAAAGACGTTTGCTGAAAAACAGATATCTCATTGTTTTGGACGATGTATGGGACATTGATGCATGGAACGGATTGGAAGCCTCATTCCCTGATGATGGAAATGGAAGTAGAGTTATCTTGACAAGTCGGCTCCGTGGTGTTGCTTCCCAAGACCAACTCGACCATGAACCATATTCTCTTCGTCAACTCGCTCCTAATGAGAGCTGGGATTTGCTAAAAGGGAAGTTATATCCTGGACAAGATTTGGCTCCTCCAGAACTATGTGAAATTCGACAGCAAGTCGTGGAAATGTGTCAAGGACTACCTCTTACGGTTGTCATTCTTGCCGGAATTCTCTCAAGGATGGACCGACATGATTGGAAAGAAGCTGTGGAAGGTTTAAGTTCAAGGAATGTTTCTAGTACGGAACAATGTACCGCTACATTAGAGCTGAGTTACAAACATTTACCTGATACTTTGAAGgcatgttttctttattttggagcCTTTCCAGAAGACCATGAACACAATACCAAGAGGTTGATTTCTCTATGGGTCGCTGAAGGTTTTGTTCAAAAAACTCATCCCAAGAGATCAGAGGATGTGGCAAATGATTACCTGATGGAACTTATTAGCAGAAGCTTAGTCACAGTTTCCAAACCAAGATCCATTGATGGGGTCAAAGCCTGTCGCATTCACGATTTGTTGTATGAGTTTTGCGTGACAAAAGCCAAAGAAGAAAACTTTTCACGGCTGGTACGCAGGGATGATAAACTATCTGATATCAATGTGCCATTCTTCCTACGCCGCTTATGCATTGATTCTAAGGTGGAGCACTTTGACAACTTGAG GTAA